Below is a genomic region from Amycolatopsis sp. 195334CR.
CGCCGGGGAGGAACTGCGCGCGGACAGCGCCGGGCTGCAACTGGCCGAGGACAACGAGCACCTGGCCGGCCTGGCCATGGTCTTCCTGGTGCTGCGCGCGTTCACCCAGGGCTGCGCCGCGCTGACCGGGGTCGAGGCGATCAGCAACGGGGTGCCCGCCTTCCGCAAGCCCAAGTCGCGCAACGCGGCCACCACGCTGCTGCTGCTCGGCCTGATCGCGGTGAGCATGTTCATGGGCATCATCGTGCTGGCCCGCGAGACCGGCGTGGTGCTCGCCGAGGACCCGGCGCACCAGCTGCTCAACGCCCCGCCCGGCTACACCCAGGACACGCTGATCGTGCAGCTGGCCCACACCGTGTTCGGCGGTTTCGGGGCCGGCTACTTCTTCGTCATCGTGGTCACCGGGCTGATCCTGGTGCTGGCCGCCAACACCGCGTTCAACGGGTTCCCGGTGCTCGGCTCGATCCTGGCCCAGGACCGGTTCCTGCCGCGCCAGCTGCACACCCGCGGCGACCGGCTCGCCTTCTCCAACGGCATCCTGTTCCTGGCCGGGTTCGCCATCGTGCTGGTGGTCGCCTTCGAGGCCGAGGTGACCCGGCTGATCCCGCTGTACACCGTCGGGGTGTTCGTCTCGTTCACGCTCAGCCAGTTCGGCATGCTGCGGCACTGGAACCGGCTGCTCCGCCGGACCACCGAACCGGCCGAGCGGCGCCGGATGCGCCAGTCGCAGGGCATCAACACCTTCGGCCTGGTGATGACCGGCTCGGTGCTGGTCATCGTGCTGATCACCAAGTTCCTCGCCGGGGCGTGGATCGCGATCGCCGCGATGGTGGCCATCTTCCTGGTGATGAGCGCGATCCGGCGGCACTACGACCGGGTGGCCGAGGAACTGCGCCGCGAGGACGAGAAGCCGGTCGTGCTGCCTTCGCGCAACCACGCCGTGGTGCTGGTTTCGCAGCTGCACCGGCCGACGCTGCGGGCGCTGGCGTACGCGAAGGCGACCCGGCCGGACGTGCTCGAGGCGGTCACCGTGAACGTGGACGACACCGACACCAGGAAACTGGTCTCGGAGTGGTCCAAGAAGGACTTCAAGGTGCCGCTGAAGGTGGTCGAGTCGCCGTACCGCGAGATCACCAAGCCGGTGCTGGACTACGTCAAGCGCATCCGGGGCGACAACCCGCGGCACGTGGTCACCGTGTTCATCCCGGAGTACGTGGTGGGGCACTGGTGGGAGCAGCTGCTGCACAACCAGAGCGCGCTGCGGCTCAAGGGCAGGCTGCTGTTCCAGCCGGGCATCATGGTGACCAGCGTGCCGTGGCAGCTGAAGTCCTCGGCCAAGGCCGTCGACCGGGTGGACCGGGAGCGCCCGGCCGCCGGTGACGTGCGGCGCGGGCTGATGGGCACGCCTTCTTCCGCGGAGAACGACAAATGAGCGAGAGCTGGCGCGGTCGCCGGATCGAACTGGAGATCGGCGCGGTGGCGCACGGCGGGCACTGCGTCGCGCGGGCCGAGGGCCGGGTGGTGTTCGTCCGCCACGGCCTGCCGGGGGAGCGGGTGGTCGCCGAGATCACCGAGGACAAGGGCGGCTCGTTCTGCCGGGCGGACGCGGTCGAGGTGCTCACCGCGGCGCCGGAGCGCGTCGAACCGCCGTGCCCGCTGTCCGGTCCCGGCCGGTGTGGTGGCTGCGACTGGCAGCACGCTTCCCCCGCGGCGCAACGGGAACTGAAGGGCGCGGTGATCGCCGAGCAGTTGCGGCGGCTGGCCGGGCTGGAGCGGTCCGTCGAGGTCGAGGAGATGCCGGGCGGGCCGCTGGGCTGGCGGACGCGGGTGCGCTTGGTGGCCGGTCGCGACGGTCGCGCGGGGCTTCGGGCGCATCGCAGCCACCGGGTGATCCCGTTGGCGGACAACGGTTGCCCGATCACCGTGCCCGGTGCGCTCGACGAGGTGCTGGCGCGGACGTGGCGCCCCGGCAGCGAGATCGAGGTCGCCGCGGACGGCGACAGACAGGTGCATGTGGACAGTGCCGGGGTCGCCGTCCAGCACGCGGCCGGGCGGGACTGGCGCCTGGACGCGCACGGGTTCTGGCAGGTGCACCCGGCGGCCGCGGACACCTTCGCCAGGGTGGTCGGGGAATGGGCGCGGGCGCCGCGCACCGGTCGTGTGTGGGACCTGTACGCGGGCGTGGGGTTGTTCGCCTCGGTGCTGGCCGAGCAGGTGGGCGAGCGGGGGAACGTGCTGGCGGTGGAGTCCGGTGACCGGGCGGTGGTCGACGGGACGGCGAACCTGGTGGACCTGCCGCAGGTGCACTGGCGGTCGGGCCGGGTGGAGGACGTGCTGGACTCGCTGGACCCGGACGACGAGCGGCCGGACGTGGTCGTGCTGGACCCGCCGCGCAAGGGGGCGGGGAAGGCCGTGGTGGACGCGATCGCCGAGGGGTCGCCGGAGCGGGTGGTTTATGTGGCTTGCGATCCGGCGGCGCTGGCGCGGGATGTGGCTACGTTCGGGGAGCACGGGTACGAGCTGGCGGGGTTGCGGGCTTTTGACGCGTTCCCGATGACGCATCACGTGGAGTGCATTGCTTTGTTGAGGTGAGGGGGGCGTGGGCCACCCCGGTTTTTTAGTGTGACTACGGCGAGGGCGCGTTAGTCAAGGCGGGAAAGATGCCTTGACTAACGCGCCCTCGCCGTGTTTTGGGCTGTGGACCGGGGATGGGGGAGGGCTGGGTGGGCAGGTGGTCCCGGTTTGGTTCCCGGCTCACGTTTGTGTGGTGGGGAGGGCTCGCGCATCGCGTGTGTGCTGTGAATGTGGCTTTCACAGCGAAATCGGCAGTGAAAGCCACATTCACAGCGGGGGGTCAGGGCCGGGCGTCTTCGGCGATCATGTCGGCGCAGCGTTCGCCGATGGCCATGGTGGTGATGCACGGGTTCACCGCGACCAGGAACGGCATGACCGAGCCGTCGCACACGCGGAGGCCCTCGACTCCCCGGACCCGCAGGCGTTCGTCCAAGGGGGCCAGCCGGTCGTCCGCGCTGCCCATCTTCACCGTGCACGAGGGGTGGTACACGGTGTTGTGCGTCTTGCGCAGGTAGTCGGCGATCTCGTCATCCGTCTGAGCCTCGGCGCCGGGGGCCAGTTCGGCGCCCGCGTACGCCGCCATCGCGGGTTGCGCGACGATCTCCCTGGCCAGGCGCACGCCGTAGGTCATCACGCGCATGTCGTGCGGGTCGGTGAAGTAACGCGGATCCACCTTCGGCCGGTCGCGGAAGTCCCTGGTGCGCAGGCGAACCGTGCCGGTGGAGCGGCTGCGGGTGACGTTCGGCGTCAGGCAGAAGCCGTTCTCCGTGGTGGGATAACCGTGCCGCAGGGTGTTCAGGTCGAACGGCACCGAACCGTAGTGGAACATCAGGTCCGGCCGATCGAGACCGGGCTCGGTGGTGGTGAAGATGCCGATCTCCCACCACTGCGTGGATTCGGTGACCATCGGCTGCTTGGCCTCCCACTGGACCAGCCCCTCCGGGTGGTCCTGCAGGTTCTCCCCGACGCCGGGCGAGTCCACCAGCACCTCGACCCCCACCTCGCGCAGGTGCTCGGCTGGGCCGATGCCCGACAGCATCAGCAGCTTCGGCGAGTCGATCGCACCGGCGCTCACGATCACCTCGCGACGGGCGCGAATTTCGAGGCTGTGCAACAGATCCGGCGCCTGGTACTCGACGCCGACGCAGCGCTTGCCGTCGAAGACCAGCTTCTTCGCCCGCAGGCCGGTCTTGACCTCCAGGTTCGGCCGCTTCCCGATGATCGGGTGCAGGTACGACACCGAGGCCGAGGAACGCGTGCCGTCCTCGCGGGCGTTGATCTGGAACCAGTTCGCGCCGTGCGTCACCGTCTTGCCGGAGTTGAACTCGGTGCGCGGGATACCGGTCTGCTCACAGGCCTCCAGCAGCGCCACGCCGACCGGGTCGTGCGGTGGCACCGAGCGCAGCGTCACCGGACCGGACCGGCCGTGGTGCTCACCCGGCCCGTCATTCGTCTCGAGTTCCTTGTACAGCGGGAAGATGTCCGCCGCCGACCAGCCGGGCAGGCCGAGCGAGGCCCACTCGTCGAGGTCCTCGGCCGGCGCCCAGAACGCGATGCACGAGTTGTGCGAGGAACAACCACCGAGCACCTTCGCCCTGGCGTGGCGCAGGAACGAGTTGCCCGACTCCTGCGGCTCGACCAGGTAGTCCCAGTCGTAGGCCGACTCCAGCAGGCCCATCCACCGGTCCAGCCGCAGGATCGCGTCGTCGTCCACATCGGACGGTCCGGCTTCGAGCAGGCAGACGGTGACCGACGAGTCCTCCGACAAGCGCGCCGCCAGCACCGAACCGGCGGTCCCCCCGCCCACGATGACGTAGTCGAACTCCTCGCTCACGCGGTTTCCTCCTGTGTCTCCGGGACTTCCGCCCGGTGGTCGTCGAGAATGCCGGTGCGGTGGCGCAGCCGGAACCAGTAGTAGGCGAAGCCGAGCACGGCCACGCCGCCGACGAACAGCACCGCGCCCCACTCCAGGTACCAGTGGTAGGGCTCGGTCGCGTTGTAGACGTCCCGCCGCGGCCAGGCCAGGTTCACCACGATCCCGGCCCCCCACAGCACACCGAGGATGTTCACCGGCAACCCGAACTTGCCCAGCGAGAAGTACTTCACCCCGGGCGTCTCCGGCGGCGGCCACTGCCCGCGGAACCGCTTCACCAGCATCGGCACGGTCACCAGCAGGTAGGCGATGTAGATCATGATGATGCCGATGCTGGTGATCACCGTGAAGATCTGCGGCTGGTTGATGTTGACCACCAGGATCACCAGCGCCAGCACCCCGGTCACCACCGCCGGGATCACCGGGGTCTTGGTCTTCGGCGAGATCCGGGCCAGCTTCGACCCGGCGGGCAGCGCGTTGTCGCGCGCCATCGCGAACATCATCCGGATCGCCGCCGACTGCACCGCCAGGTTGCACACGGTGATCGCGATGACCACGGTGATCAGGAAGATCTTGCCCACCGTGCTGCCCAGCACGTCGAGCACGATGAACTGGAGCCCGCCGGTGGCGATCTCCGGGTTGTTGATGTCGCTCACCGACATCAGCGCGAACAGCAGGATCAGCCCGCCGATCACGAACGAGGCGATCAGCGCGCGCAGGATGGCCTTCGGCGCGTTGCGGCGCGGGTTGTGCGACTCCTCGCCGAGCGAGCTGGCCGTGTCGAAGCCGTACATCACGTAGGTCGAGGCGAGCGAAGCCACCAGGAACGCGCCGAGGTACCCCATGCTGTGCCCGGCCCCGGTGTCCTGCGTCTCCATCACCACCTCGGGCCCGCGGGTGATGTTGGCCGCCAGCAGCACGATCAGCAGCACCGCGGCGATCAGCTCGATGAACACCCCGGCGCTGTTGATCATCGCCATCAGCTTCACCCCCCAGGCGTTGACCAGGGTGGTGAACAGGATCAGCGCCGAGCCGAGGATCACCGCGTTCACCGCGGGGTTCTCCACGAACTGGAAGAAGTCCAGGATCTGCGGCAGCGTGATCTGGTACGCCAGCGCCACCGAAGCGATGGTCACGATCGACGCGGTCAGCATCATCCACCCGGCCAGCCACGCCACGTGCTGGCTGCCGAGCCGCTTCGACCAGTTGTAGATCGAGCCGGCCACCGGGTAGTGCGCGGCCAGTTCGGCGAAGGACAGCGCCACCATCAGCTGCCCGGCGAACACCAGCGGCCACGACCACCAGTAGGCCGGGCCGCCGAAGCTGAAGCCGAAGTAGAACAGCTGGAACGTGCCGGTGAGGATGGAGATGTAGGAGATGCCGGCCGCGAAGGTGTGGAAGTTCCCGAGTGTTCTCTCCAGCTCCTGCTTGTAGCCGAAACCTGCCAGGCCGTCGTCGGTCTGACTCATCGCCACCATCCTTCTGCTAGACGTGGTAGCCGCGGTTAGCGCTGCTCCCCGGAGAACCAGTGCTGCGGGCCCGGGCGGGTGTTCTGGTACACGTGCTTGGCTTCCTGGTACTCGGCGAGCCCGGTCGGGCCCAGTTCGCGGCCGAACCCGGACTGCTTGAACCCACCCCACTCGGCCTGCGGCAGGTACGGGTGGTAGTCGTTGATCCAGACGGTGCCGTGCCGCAGGCGGTTCGCCACGCGCTGCGCCTTGGACACGTCCGCGGTGAACACCCCGCCGGCCAGGCCGTAGTGCGTGTCGTTGGCGATGCGGATCGCGTCGTCCTCGTCGGTGAAGGTCTCCACGGTCAGCACCGGCCCGAACGACTCCTCGCGGACCGCGTAACTGCCCTGCGCGACGCCGTCCAGCACGGTCGGCAGGTAGTAGTGGCCACCGGTGAACTTCTCGCCCTCGGGCCGCTTCCCGCCGGTGCGCAGCACGGCGCCCTCGGCGATCGCCTTGGCCACGTAGTCCTCGACCTTGGCCAGGTGCGCGGCGGAGATCAGCGGCCCGGTCTCGGCGTCCGGGTCGAACGGCCCGCCGATCCGGATCTGCTCGGCGCGGCGCACGATCTCGTCGACCAGCCGGTCGTGCAGCTCCTCCTGCACGATCAGCCGCGCCCCGGCCGAGCAGACCTGGCCGGAGTGCAGGAACACCGCGGTCAGCGCGAAGTCCACCGCGGTGTCGAAGTCGGCGTCGGCGAAGACCACGTTCGGGTTCTTGCCGCCGAGTTCCAGCGCCACCTTCTTGACCGTGGCCGCGGCGGCCGCGGCGACGATCCGGCCGGTGGCCAGCCCGCCGGTGAACGAGACCAGGTCCACGTCCGGGTGCTCGGACAGCGGCGCGCCCGCCTCGGGCCCGGCGCCCAGCACCAGGTTGGCCACCCCGTCCGGCACGCCGGCCTCCATCAGCAGGCGCATCAGCATGATCGAGGTGTGCGGGGTCAGCTCGCTCGGCTTGAGCACGAAGGTGTTGCCCGCGGCCAGCGCCGGGGCCACCTTCCAGGCGGTCTGCAGCAGCGGGTAGTTCCACGGCGTGATCAGCCCGCACACCCCGACCGGCTCGTAGGTGATCCGGCTGATCGCGTCGGGGTTGCCGGTGTCGACCACCCGGCCGGCGTCCTGCCCGGCGAGCTTGCCGAAGTAGCGGAAGCAGGCGGCGATGTCGTCCATGTCGTACTCGCTCTCCACCAGCCGCTTGCCGGTGTCGAGCGATTCCGCCCTGGCGAAGCTCGCCTTGTCGCGCTCCAGCAGCTGCGCCACCCGGAGCAGGACGTCACCGCGTGCCCAGCTCGGCGTGGACGGCCACGGCCCGTTGTCGAAGGCGTCGCGTGCGGCGGCGATGGCCGCCTCGGTGTCCTCGCGGGTGCCTTCGGCGACCTCGGCGACCAGTGAACCGTTGGCCGGGCACCGGATCTCCCTGGTGTTCCCCGCCTGCGAGGCCACCCACTGCCCACCGATGAAGAAGTCCGCCATCTGCCCTCTTTCGACCTGTGTCCCGTGTTCGCGCGCGTGCGAGGGGGAATCCTACGCCGATCGGGCGGTTTGGCTATCCGGCCGAGACGGACCGGTGATTTCTCTAACGCGGTGTGGGCTCCCAGGTGGACAGTCGATCGAGTTCCGGGTAGTAGTTCCGCGCCCGGCCCCGGCCGTCGATCGTCGCGGCCAGCTTCATGCCGACCTTCTCGATCGCGTGGTAGCTGAAGATCGCCAGCGGGATCACCACCAGCAGCAGGCAGAGCGCGGTGACCACGAAGGCGAGCGGGGTACCGCGGGCGGGCAGCAGCCCGCTGGACCCGAGCACCCGCAACACCGGTTCGTGCCACAGGTACACGCTGTAGCTGGCGACACCGACGGTCACCAGCGGGCGCCAGCTCAGGAACCGCGGCGGGGCGGCGGTGGTCATCGTGGTGCTGGTGATCACCAGCGCGCAGCCGAGGCCGACCACGGTGTGCGCGAAGGCTTCCGAGAGCCCGGCCGTGTGTGCCAGATAGACCAGTGCCGCGCCGGTGAGCGCGAACCCGGCGCGCTGCCAGCGCGCGGCGAGCCGGAACCCGGCCGCCGACGCGACCGCCATCAGCAGGCCGATGGCGAACAGGTCCAGTTTGGCCAGTGGGCCGAACCAGACCGACCACCGGTCGGACGGCACGTCCCAGGCGTACTTCGCCAGGACCTTGTACCCCAGGCTGATCGCGACCAGGGTGCCGGCACCGGCGCACAGCACGGCCAGTTTCGTCCGCGCACCGGCGAATCGCGCGCACAACCGGTAGGCGAGCGGGCCGAGCACGGCCAGCAGCAGGTAGAAGTGCATCTCGTCGGCGAGCGACCAGGCCGGGCCGTTGGTCCAGAAGATGTAGTCGTCGCTGTAGACGTGCGTGAAGGTCAGGTGCAGCACCAGATCCCGCCAGTTCCCGGGGAACTCGGGATTGGTCAGCGTCCAGACCAGCAGCACCACCAGGAAGTACAGCGGCACCAGGCGGGCGATCCGCTTCACCAGGAACACCCTGGCGGGTCTGGGTTCGCTGTGCCCGAGCGCGGCGCGGGCAACCGGGATGCCGAGCAGGAAACCGGAGAGCACGAAGAACATCGCCACGAACAGGTCGGTGGCGAGCAGGACCTCGTGCCACACCGTGCCTTCCAGCGGCCAGTGCGCGGTGCGGTTGGACTGGTAGGCGTGGAACACCGCGACCGCGACCGCCGCCAGCGCGCGGTAGACATCGAGCTGGTAACGCTGCTTCACGCGTTCTCACCCCGCACCGGTACCTGCCGCGGGGTGATCGCCCACTTGCGCTCCCCGGTGAGTTCCTTCAGCTGCGCCACGCGCGCCACGTGGTTCTTGAATTCGGTGTAGAACACCAGCGAAACCACGAGGTAGGCGAGGAACCACCGCGGGTGCTTGCGCACTTCGGGGGCGGCCAGCCGCCACGCGAACAGCACCTGGCTCGGCCCGGCGGAGAAGGTGTAGAGCGTGCACAACACGAACGTGGGCACGAACCAGTCCATTTCGGTGATCCCGCCTTCGCGCCAGGCGATGTAGCCGATCACCGGGATCATCTGCAGCGCCAGCCACGGGAACACCTCGCGCCAGCCGAGCAGGAAGGTGATGCCGAGCTTGTTGCGCGCGGTCAGTTCGTCCGACCTGAGCGCGTTGCGCAGGTGCCGCCGCGACACCTGGAACCAGCCCTGCGCCCAGCGGATCCGCTGCTTCCACAACGCCGAAAGCGTGGCGGGCGCCAGTTCCCGGCTCACCAGCGCCGGATCGTTGCGCACGGTCCGGCCCGACAGCAGCACGCGCATCGAGGAGTCGATGTCCTCGGTCAGCATCTGGCCGTGCATCCGGGTCTCGTGCAGCACCTGCGTGCGCCAGAACCCGTTGGAGCCACCGAAGATGCCGAACCCGTGGAGCTTGGTGCGGCCGGGGTGGCTGACCGCGTAGATCGACTCGAACTCCACCGCGACCGTGCGCGAAACCCAGGAGGCCGAACCGTTGCGGATCACGCAGTGGCCCTGCACCACGTCGGCGCCGTGCGAGATCCACCGCCAGGCGCGGTCGAAGGCGTTGGGCGCCGGGTGGTGGTCGGCGTCGAACACGCCGACGAACTCCCCGGTGACCACCTCGAGGGCGGCGTTGACGTTCTGCGCCTTGGAGGTCGAGTACGGCACCTCCATCACCACCAGCCGCGGGTCCTCGGCGGCCAGCGCCCGCAGGTCGTCCTCGACCGGCAGCGGCTGCGGGGTGTTGTAGGCCAGGATGATCTGCAGCGGGGCGTCGTAGTCCTGGCGCAGGAACGCGTGCAGGGTGTCGACGATGGTGGCGGCCTCGTTCGGCAGGTAGGCCGGGATGATCGCGGACGCGGCGGGCTGCGGCGAGGCGGGGGAGTCCGGTGGCCGGTCCGGGTCGAGCGCGTGCAGGTTCTCCACCCAGATCACCACCGAGGTGACCACCAGCGAGACGGTCACCAGCAGGTAGGCGGGCGTGCCGAGGTCGACCCCGGCGCGGTAGGCCAGGATCAGCCCGGCGAACGGCGCCACCACGCCGATCAGCACGGTGGCCAGCGCCTGCAGCACGGTCCGCAACGGCCCGCCGGAGGAGCGCTTGGCGTGCCGGGCGGGTGGTGCCGGGGTCCACCGGCGCGGGATCAGGTCGACCTGGCCGGTGGCCAGCTCGACCGCTTCGGTGGCGCGCCGCACCAGCTGGTCGGGATCGGTGCAGGCGGGCCGGTCGGCGGCGTCGGCCCAGCCGATCACCGGGGTGACCGCGAGGTGGTCGTCGCCGAGGCGGACCGGCAGCCGGGCCAGCCGGGTGGACACGCCCTCCAGCCGGGCGCGGACCTGCCAGGCGGCCGCGCCGCGCAGGGTGAGCACCAGCCCGCCGTGCCCGTCCGGGGCCAGGTGCTCCTGCTCGGACAGCTCCGGCCGCAGCATCCAGGCGACTTCCTCGAGCACGCGGTCCACGCCCTTGTGCCCGAAGCGGGATTCGATGCGCGGCGCCTCGACGAACCGGACCACCGCGACCACCGGCGGGCGCCGGTGCGCGGCCGGTCCGCTGAGCGCGCGTGCGGTCTGGTGGTGCCAGTGTTCGGCCGGCGCCAACGCCGGCAGCGATCCGCGAGCAGCGGGAATCGGCACGGTAAAGCTCACCCCCGAGTGTGAATCGATCGAGCCTTTCGCGGGGGTCACGCTACGAGCAGTGACCACCCGGCTGGCTAGAGCAACCGGATCAAGTGAGAGGCGCTTCACATACTTTCGATATTGATGGTTTGTTTCCAACCATTGACGGCCAGGTGAAGCGGGTTGCTCCGCCGCAGGCCAGGGCCCGGATCACCCGGTCGTGACGTGATGCCAGCCGCGTGGCGGATCCGGCGGTCACCCGGCTCCGTAGACTGGGCGGTCGACGGACTTGGTCGAGCGGGCGAGGTGGAGCGTGACGTTGCTGGATTCCGTGCACGGACCGGCGGACCTGAAGCGGCTGGAACCCGGCGAGCTGGAGCAGCTGGCCGGGGAGATCCGGGACTTCCTGGTCGAGAAGGTGTGCCGGACCGGTGGTCACCTCGGCCCGAACCTGGGCGTGGTGGAGCTGACCATGGCCCTGCACCGGGTGTTCGACTCGCCGTCCGACGCGATCGTCTGGGACGTCGGGCACCAGAGCTACGTGCACAAGATCGTCACCGGCAGGCACCCCGGCTTCGACGGGCTGCGCCAGCAGGGCGGGCTGACCGGCTACCCCTCGCGCGCCGAGAGCGAGCACGACCTGGTGGAGAACAGCCACGCCTCGGCCGCTTTGTCCTATGTGGACGGCCTGGCGAAGGCGTTCGAGCTGGGTGGCGGCGGCAGGCACGCGGTGGCCGTGGTCGGCGACGGCGCGCTGACCGGCGGCATGTGCTGGGAGGCGCTGAACAACATCGCCGCCGCCCCGCACCGGCCGGTGGTGATCGTGGTCAACGACAACGGCCGCTCCTACTCGCCGACCATCGGCGGGCTCGCCGAGCACCTGGCCTCGCTGCGCCTGCGCCCCGGGTACGAGCGGCTGCTCGACGGCGGCCGCGAACTGCTGCGGCGCACCCCGATCGTGGGCAAGCCGATCTACGCCGCGCTGCACGCGGCCAAGGCCGGGCTCAAGGACGCGGTCAGCCCGCAGCGCATGTTCGCCGACCTCGGCCTCAAGTACGTCGGCCCGGTCGACGGCCACGACCTGCCCGCGCTGGAGAAGGCGCTGCACAGCGCGAAGGCCTTCGGCGGGCCGGTGATCGTGCACGCGGTGACCGAGAAGGGCCACGGTTACCCGCCCGCGGTCAACCACGAGGCCGACCAGATGCACCAGACCGATCCGCTGGACCCGGAGACCGGGCTGCCGCCGGTCAAGGGCCCGAGCTGGACCGGGGTGTTCGGCGACGAGCTGGCCGCGATCGGCGAGGAGCGCGAGGACGTGGTGGCGATCACCGCGGCCATGCTGCGCTCGACCGGGCTGCACAAGTTCGCCGAGGCCCACCCGGACCGCTGGTTCGACGTCGGGATCGCCGAGCAGCACGCGGTGGCCTCGGCCGCCGGGCTGGCGATGGGCGGGATGCACCCGGTGGTGGCCATCTACGCCACCTTCCTCAACCGCGCGTTCGACCAGGTGCTGATGGACGTGGCGCTGCACCGGCAGGCGGTCACCTTCGTGCTGGACCGGGCCGGCATCACCGGCCCGGACGGCGCCAGCCACCACGGCATGTGGGACCTGTCGCTGCTCGGCCTGGTGCCCGGGATGCGGGTGGCCGCGCCGCGTGACGCGGTGACCCTGCGGGAGGAGTTGCGCGAGGCGGTGGCCGTGTCCGACGGGCCGACCGCGCTGCGGTTCTCCCGTGGTGGCGTGATCGAGTCGGTGCCCGCGGTGGACCGGCTCGGCGTGGTCGACGTGCTGCGCCGCCCGGCCGACGGGGCCGGGGCAGACGTGCTGCTGGTGGCCGTCGGTGCCTTCGCCAAGCTCGGGCTGGCCGCCGCGGACCGGCTGGCCGACCAGGGCATCGGCGTCACCGTGGTGGACCCGCGGTGGGTGCTGCCGGTGCCCGGTGAGCTGACCGCGCTGGCCGAGGCGCACCGGCTGGTGGTCACCGTGGAGGACAACGGGCGCCACGGCGGCTTCGGCTCGCTGCTGGCCGCCGCCTTCCGGGACGCCGACTGCGCGGTGCCGGTGCGGGATCTCGCCGTGCCGCAACGCTTCCTGGAGCACGGCACGCGGGACGAGGTGCTGGCCGAGGTCGGGCTGACCGCGCAGGACGTGGCGCGCAAGGTCACCGAATGGGCCTCGAACCTGGTCGGCCAGGACGCTCGCGTCAACGCCCCGCAGGACTGACTCAACCTTCCCGCGCTCCCCGGTGTGATGCCTCGTGAGGACACCACCAAGGGGGTTCGGTGAAGGACACGGGAGATTTCGAGGGCTTCGTCTCCGCCCGCTCCCCGGCGCTGCTGCGCACGGCGTACCTGCTGTGCGGCGGCGACCGGGGTGCGGCCGAGGACCTGCTCC
It encodes:
- a CDS encoding acyltransferase; the protein is MKQRYQLDVYRALAAVAVAVFHAYQSNRTAHWPLEGTVWHEVLLATDLFVAMFFVLSGFLLGIPVARAALGHSEPRPARVFLVKRIARLVPLYFLVVLLVWTLTNPEFPGNWRDLVLHLTFTHVYSDDYIFWTNGPAWSLADEMHFYLLLAVLGPLAYRLCARFAGARTKLAVLCAGAGTLVAISLGYKVLAKYAWDVPSDRWSVWFGPLAKLDLFAIGLLMAVASAAGFRLAARWQRAGFALTGAALVYLAHTAGLSEAFAHTVVGLGCALVITSTTMTTAAPPRFLSWRPLVTVGVASYSVYLWHEPVLRVLGSSGLLPARGTPLAFVVTALCLLLVVIPLAIFSYHAIEKVGMKLAATIDGRGRARNYYPELDRLSTWEPTPR
- a CDS encoding glycosyltransferase; the encoded protein is MPIPAARGSLPALAPAEHWHHQTARALSGPAAHRRPPVVAVVRFVEAPRIESRFGHKGVDRVLEEVAWMLRPELSEQEHLAPDGHGGLVLTLRGAAAWQVRARLEGVSTRLARLPVRLGDDHLAVTPVIGWADAADRPACTDPDQLVRRATEAVELATGQVDLIPRRWTPAPPARHAKRSSGGPLRTVLQALATVLIGVVAPFAGLILAYRAGVDLGTPAYLLVTVSLVVTSVVIWVENLHALDPDRPPDSPASPQPAASAIIPAYLPNEAATIVDTLHAFLRQDYDAPLQIILAYNTPQPLPVEDDLRALAAEDPRLVVMEVPYSTSKAQNVNAALEVVTGEFVGVFDADHHPAPNAFDRAWRWISHGADVVQGHCVIRNGSASWVSRTVAVEFESIYAVSHPGRTKLHGFGIFGGSNGFWRTQVLHETRMHGQMLTEDIDSSMRVLLSGRTVRNDPALVSRELAPATLSALWKQRIRWAQGWFQVSRRHLRNALRSDELTARNKLGITFLLGWREVFPWLALQMIPVIGYIAWREGGITEMDWFVPTFVLCTLYTFSAGPSQVLFAWRLAAPEVRKHPRWFLAYLVVSLVFYTEFKNHVARVAQLKELTGERKWAITPRQVPVRGENA
- the dxs gene encoding 1-deoxy-D-xylulose-5-phosphate synthase, with protein sequence MTLLDSVHGPADLKRLEPGELEQLAGEIRDFLVEKVCRTGGHLGPNLGVVELTMALHRVFDSPSDAIVWDVGHQSYVHKIVTGRHPGFDGLRQQGGLTGYPSRAESEHDLVENSHASAALSYVDGLAKAFELGGGGRHAVAVVGDGALTGGMCWEALNNIAAAPHRPVVIVVNDNGRSYSPTIGGLAEHLASLRLRPGYERLLDGGRELLRRTPIVGKPIYAALHAAKAGLKDAVSPQRMFADLGLKYVGPVDGHDLPALEKALHSAKAFGGPVIVHAVTEKGHGYPPAVNHEADQMHQTDPLDPETGLPPVKGPSWTGVFGDELAAIGEEREDVVAITAAMLRSTGLHKFAEAHPDRWFDVGIAEQHAVASAAGLAMGGMHPVVAIYATFLNRAFDQVLMDVALHRQAVTFVLDRAGITGPDGASHHGMWDLSLLGLVPGMRVAAPRDAVTLREELREAVAVSDGPTALRFSRGGVIESVPAVDRLGVVDVLRRPADGAGADVLLVAVGAFAKLGLAAADRLADQGIGVTVVDPRWVLPVPGELTALAEAHRLVVTVEDNGRHGGFGSLLAAAFRDADCAVPVRDLAVPQRFLEHGTRDEVLAEVGLTAQDVARKVTEWASNLVGQDARVNAPQD